Proteins from one Homalodisca vitripennis isolate AUS2020 chromosome 3, UT_GWSS_2.1, whole genome shotgun sequence genomic window:
- the LOC124358014 gene encoding CRAL-TRIO domain-containing protein C3H8.02 isoform X2 codes for MAEPQAKPVSEQDLKDLKERMKMISAADPTQYHNEFSLKRYLRAFKTTDAAFQQILKTNKWRVEYGVAELDEKHPIVKKHFEAKKARVLKHRDMQGRPVIYIPAKHHNANDRDIDELTKFIVYCLEEACKKCFEEVIDNLCIVFDLNDFGLSCMDYQVVKNLIWLLSRHYPERLGVCLIINSPALFTGCWAVIKGWLDENTAGKVTFVSSEEDLCQYLIPDILPDDI; via the exons ATGGCTGAGCCACAAGCCAAACCTGTCAGTGAGCAGGACCTGAAAGACCTGAAGGAGCGGATGAAGATGATCTCTGCCGCAGATCCAACACAGTACCACAACGAGTTCTCTCTCAAGAGGTACTTAAGGGCGTTCAAAACCACTGATGCTGCTTTTCAG CAAATCCTGAAAACAAACAAGTGGAGAGTTGAGTACGGTGTTGCTGAACTGGATGAGAAACATCCGATTGTTAAGAAACACTTTGAGGCAAAGAAAGCGCGAGTTCTGAAACACAGAGACATGCAAGGCAGACCTGTCATCTACATCCCGGCCAAGCATCACAACGCAAACGATCGTGACATCGATGAGCTCACAAAGTTCATCGTTTATTGTTTA GAAGAAGCTTGCAAGAAATGTTTTGAAGAAGTGATAGACAATCTGTGTATAGTATTTGACCTGAATGACTTCG GCCTGAGCTGTATGGACTACCAAGTGGTGAAGAACTTGATCTGGCTGCTGAGTCGTCACTACCCGGAGAGGCTGGGTGTGTGTCTGATTATCAACTCCCCTGCACTCTTCACCGGCTGTTGGGCCGTCATCAAGGGCTG GCTGGACGAGAACACGGCCGGGAAAGTGACGTTTGTCAGCAGCGAAGAAGATCTCTGCCAGTACCTGATACCTGACATTCTGCCAGATGACATTTAG
- the LOC124358014 gene encoding CRAL-TRIO domain-containing protein C3H8.02 isoform X1 gives MAEPQAKPVSEQDLKDLKERMKMISAADPTQYHNEFSLKRYLRAFKTTDAAFQQILKTNKWRVEYGVAELDEKHPIVKKHFEAKKARVLKHRDMQGRPVIYIPAKHHNANDRDIDELTKFIVYCLEEACKKCFEEVIDNLCIVFDLNDFGLSCMDYQVVKNLIWLLSRHYPERLGVCLIINSPALFTGCWAVIKGWLDENTAGKVTFVSSEEDLCQYLIPDILPDDI, from the exons ATGGCTGAGCCACAAGCCAAACCTGTCAGTGAGCAGGACCTGAAAGACCTGAAGGAGCGGATGAAGATGATCTCTGCCGCAGATCCAACACAGTACCACAACGAGTTCTCTCTCAAGAGGTACTTAAGGGCGTTCAAAACCACTGATGCTGCTTTTCAG CAAATCCTGAAAACAAACAAGTGGAGAGTTGAGTACGGTGTTGCTGAACTGGATGAGAAACATCCGATTGTTAAGAAACACTTTGAGGCAAAGAAAGCGCGAGTTCTGAAACACAGAGACATGCAAGGCAGACCTGTCATCTACATCCCGGCCAAGCATCACAACGCAAACGATCGTGACATCGATGAGCTCACAAAGTTCATCGTTTATTGTTTA GAAGAAGCTTGCAAGAAATGTTTTGAAGAAGTGATAGACAATCTGTGTATAGTATTTGACCTGAATGACTTCGGCCTGAGCTGTATGGACTACCAAGTGGTGAAGAACTTGATCTGGTTGCTGAGTCGTCACTACCCAGAGAGGCTGGGTGTGTGTCTGATCATCAACTCCCCTGCACTCTTCACCGGCTGTTGGGCCGTCATCAAGGGCTG GCTGGACGAGAACACGGCCGGGAAAGTGACGTTTGTCAGCAGCGAAGAAGATCTCTGCCAGTACCTGATACCTGACATTCTGCCAGATGACATTTAG